One genomic segment of Drosophila melanogaster chromosome 3R includes these proteins:
- the CG8907 gene encoding uncharacterized protein, isoform B produces MVKAGNRTLKYFRPISVKYGMPQNGYENGVPGGNQANGHYDEVKPTYALEHLATFKLKNEAEVKQPKEKMKLLVELEKTGGIWPHKMFMSFNGQWLVMLDSDMKEIENFPGSLITEPTAFISDHPQESFNNILIFSVPGISLGNTEMHIFQVADVSSVLLVEDLKTLSKGTPVTVDRNKTPILLPKPERPQNQQAKDQYGIAAAVAGIAAEKNAIDKEQTERDVQVINHCFEDIERFMARLHYAAEALNELKLRKEQHNPHGEGLLVLRSRPPIESEFHDILAKAKLALIYSVRLQNQFTKPADPVHNVFISLKSIVTVCNDIYVDAGLPQAVLNPLLRRETIAFLNGTLDSNEMQLWQSLGPNWTVPKDQFKDHKSSYHPIFYDDWSPDWVVDEEVPYLAPALKKSTTPSPVPVPMPPSPGLGNRTWLSRLESRNVKIAEVTFNKSATNDKELKVTKGEYLEIIDDSRNWWKARNSYGNIGYVPHTVLTPYNFEPGVNGRDTESLASMALTENGGEEAIPPPLYRNTMAMYTAPVEQPAANGKAMQRTFSMPNVPVPPPMPPPSDSQTPTPSGTLKRNMAAAGALAAMRARNDCEADDQLYYMQGDVHDELRLLQQQRERRKDLEILKTPEIFITQNSKPSEVEEWLRGKGFSDIIIKRLHTLSGEEIFALSPHTIESYFGRRESRRLISQIVLQKNFCEYKTIRSSELSAKLARARQKADQSNGNPNEVF; encoded by the exons GTCAAAGCAGGCAATAGGACCCTGAAATACTTCCGACCCATTTCGGTCAAGTATGG GATGCCACAAAACGGCTACGAAAATGGAGTCCCTGGCGGGAATCAGGCAAATGGGCACTACGACGAGGTCAAGCCCACCTATGCCCTGGAGCACTTGGCCACCTTTAAGCTGAAGAACGAGGCTGAGGTCAAGCAGCCGAAGGAGAAGATGAAGCTTCTGGTCGAATTGGAAAAGACCGGGGGCATTTGGCCGCACAAGATGTTCATGAGCTTCAATGGGCAGTGGCTGGTGATGCTGGACAGTGATATGAAGGAGATTGAGAACTTTCCGGGGAGCCTGATCACGGAGCCCACGGCTTTTATAAGCGATCATCCGCAGGAGTCATTCAACAATATCCTCATTTTCTCAGTGCCCGGAATCTCACTGGGCAATACCGAAATGCACATCTTCCAG GTGGCCGATGTCAGTTCCGTGCTCTTGGTTGAGGATCTAAAGACG CTAAGCAAGGGAACCCCTGTGACAGTGGATCGCAACAAGACGCCCATCCTGCTGCCCAAGCCGGAGAGGCCGCAGAACCAGCAGGCCAAGGATCAGTATGGAATAGCAGCTGCTGTGGCCGGAATAGCAGCCGAGAAGAATGCCATAGACAAGGAGCAGACCGAGAGGGATGTCCAGGTGATAAACCACTGCTTCGAGGACATCGAGCGGTTCATGGCCCGTCTTCATTATGCCGCCGAGGCGCTTAACGAGCTAAAGTTGCGCAAGGAACAGCATAATCCCCACGGTGAGGGACTTTTGGTCCTGAGATCGCGACCACCAATCGAGAGCGAGTTCCATGACATTTTGGCCAAGGCGAAACTGGCCCTTATATACTCCGTTCGGCTGCAGAACCAATTCACCAAGCCCGCCGATCCGGTGCACAATGTCTTCATATCGCTTAAATCCATCGTCACGGTTTGCAACGATATCTACGTGGATGCGGGTCTGCCGCAGGCGGTACTTAATCCCCTCCTGCGCCGTGAGACCATTGCCTTCCTCAATGGCACCCTCGACTCCAACGAGATGCAGCTGTGGCAGAGCCTCGGTCCCAACTGGACGGTTCCCAAGGATCAGTTCAAGGATCACAAGAGCTCTTATCATCCGATCTTCTACGACGATTGGTCTCCCGATTGGGTGGTCGATGAGGAGGTGCCGTACCTGGCTCCTGCTCTAAAAAAGAGCACAACGCCTTCGCCAGTGCCGGTTCCCATGCCCCCGAGTCCAGGTCTAGGAAATCGCACCTGGCTGAGTAGATTGGAGAGCCGAAATGTCAAGATCGCCGAGGTTACCTTCAATAAGTCGGCCACCAACGATAAGGAACTAAAGGTTACAAAGGGAGAGTATTTGGAG ATTATCGATGACTCCCGCAACTGGTGGAAGGCCCGTAACTCGTACGGAAACATTGGCTACGTGCCGCACACAGTGCTCACGCCGTACAACTTTGAGCCCGGAGTAAATGGCCGGGACACGGAGTCGCTGGCCTCAATGGCTTTGACGGAGAACGGCGGCGAGGAGGCCATTCCTCCTCCGCTGTACCGCAACACAATGGCCATGTATACCGCTCCCGTGGAGCAGCCGGCGGCCAATGGCAAGGCCATGCAGCGCACCTTCTCGATGCCCAACGTGCCCGTTCCACCACCGATGCCTCCACCGAGCGATAGCCAAACGCCCACGCCCAGTGGCACACTCAAACGCAACATGGCGGCGGCAGGAGCACTAGCAG CCATGCGGGCCCGCAATGATTGCGAGGCAGATGATCAGCTCTACTACATGCAGGGCGACGTGCATGATGAACTGCGTctactgcagcagcagcgagaGAGGCGCAAGGACCTCGAGATCCTTAAGACGCCGGAAATCTTCATCACCCAGAATTCAAAGCCAAGCGAGGTGGAGGAGTGGCTGCGGGGCAAGGGATTCTCGGACATCATTATCAAACGATTGCACACGCTATCCGGCGAGGAGATCTTCGCCCTATCACCGCACACCATCGAAAGTTACTTTGGCCGGCGGGAGAGTCGCCGCCTCATTTCCCAGATCGTGCTGCAAAAGAATTTCTGCGAG TACAAAACCATTCGATCATCGGAGCTTTCTGCCAAACTGGCACGTGCTCGCCAAAAGGCCGATCAGTCCAATGGCAATCCCAACGAGGTCTTCTAA
- the CG8907 gene encoding uncharacterized protein, isoform A: MPQNGYENGVPGGNQANGHYDEVKPTYALEHLATFKLKNEAEVKQPKEKMKLLVELEKTGGIWPHKMFMSFNGQWLVMLDSDMKEIENFPGSLITEPTAFISDHPQESFNNILIFSVPGISLGNTEMHIFQVADVSSVLLVEDLKTLSKGTPVTVDRNKTPILLPKPERPQNQQAKDQYGIAAAVAGIAAEKNAIDKEQTERDVQVINHCFEDIERFMARLHYAAEALNELKLRKEQHNPHGEGLLVLRSRPPIESEFHDILAKAKLALIYSVRLQNQFTKPADPVHNVFISLKSIVTVCNDIYVDAGLPQAVLNPLLRRETIAFLNGTLDSNEMQLWQSLGPNWTVPKDQFKDHKSSYHPIFYDDWSPDWVVDEEVPYLAPALKKSTTPSPVPVPMPPSPGLGNRTWLSRLESRNVKIAEVTFNKSATNDKELKVTKGEYLEIIDDSRNWWKARNSYGNIGYVPHTVLTPYNFEPGVNGRDTESLASMALTENGGEEAIPPPLYRNTMAMYTAPVEQPAANGKAMQRTFSMPNVPVPPPMPPPSDSQTPTPSGTLKRNMAAAGALAAMRARNDCEADDQLYYMQGDVHDELRLLQQQRERRKDLEILKTPEIFITQNSKPSEVEEWLRGKGFSDIIIKRLHTLSGEEIFALSPHTIESYFGRRESRRLISQIVLQKNFCEYKTIRSSELSAKLARARQKADQSNGNPNEVF; encoded by the exons ATGCCACAAAACGGCTACGAAAATGGAGTCCCTGGCGGGAATCAGGCAAATGGGCACTACGACGAGGTCAAGCCCACCTATGCCCTGGAGCACTTGGCCACCTTTAAGCTGAAGAACGAGGCTGAGGTCAAGCAGCCGAAGGAGAAGATGAAGCTTCTGGTCGAATTGGAAAAGACCGGGGGCATTTGGCCGCACAAGATGTTCATGAGCTTCAATGGGCAGTGGCTGGTGATGCTGGACAGTGATATGAAGGAGATTGAGAACTTTCCGGGGAGCCTGATCACGGAGCCCACGGCTTTTATAAGCGATCATCCGCAGGAGTCATTCAACAATATCCTCATTTTCTCAGTGCCCGGAATCTCACTGGGCAATACCGAAATGCACATCTTCCAG GTGGCCGATGTCAGTTCCGTGCTCTTGGTTGAGGATCTAAAGACG CTAAGCAAGGGAACCCCTGTGACAGTGGATCGCAACAAGACGCCCATCCTGCTGCCCAAGCCGGAGAGGCCGCAGAACCAGCAGGCCAAGGATCAGTATGGAATAGCAGCTGCTGTGGCCGGAATAGCAGCCGAGAAGAATGCCATAGACAAGGAGCAGACCGAGAGGGATGTCCAGGTGATAAACCACTGCTTCGAGGACATCGAGCGGTTCATGGCCCGTCTTCATTATGCCGCCGAGGCGCTTAACGAGCTAAAGTTGCGCAAGGAACAGCATAATCCCCACGGTGAGGGACTTTTGGTCCTGAGATCGCGACCACCAATCGAGAGCGAGTTCCATGACATTTTGGCCAAGGCGAAACTGGCCCTTATATACTCCGTTCGGCTGCAGAACCAATTCACCAAGCCCGCCGATCCGGTGCACAATGTCTTCATATCGCTTAAATCCATCGTCACGGTTTGCAACGATATCTACGTGGATGCGGGTCTGCCGCAGGCGGTACTTAATCCCCTCCTGCGCCGTGAGACCATTGCCTTCCTCAATGGCACCCTCGACTCCAACGAGATGCAGCTGTGGCAGAGCCTCGGTCCCAACTGGACGGTTCCCAAGGATCAGTTCAAGGATCACAAGAGCTCTTATCATCCGATCTTCTACGACGATTGGTCTCCCGATTGGGTGGTCGATGAGGAGGTGCCGTACCTGGCTCCTGCTCTAAAAAAGAGCACAACGCCTTCGCCAGTGCCGGTTCCCATGCCCCCGAGTCCAGGTCTAGGAAATCGCACCTGGCTGAGTAGATTGGAGAGCCGAAATGTCAAGATCGCCGAGGTTACCTTCAATAAGTCGGCCACCAACGATAAGGAACTAAAGGTTACAAAGGGAGAGTATTTGGAG ATTATCGATGACTCCCGCAACTGGTGGAAGGCCCGTAACTCGTACGGAAACATTGGCTACGTGCCGCACACAGTGCTCACGCCGTACAACTTTGAGCCCGGAGTAAATGGCCGGGACACGGAGTCGCTGGCCTCAATGGCTTTGACGGAGAACGGCGGCGAGGAGGCCATTCCTCCTCCGCTGTACCGCAACACAATGGCCATGTATACCGCTCCCGTGGAGCAGCCGGCGGCCAATGGCAAGGCCATGCAGCGCACCTTCTCGATGCCCAACGTGCCCGTTCCACCACCGATGCCTCCACCGAGCGATAGCCAAACGCCCACGCCCAGTGGCACACTCAAACGCAACATGGCGGCGGCAGGAGCACTAGCAG CCATGCGGGCCCGCAATGATTGCGAGGCAGATGATCAGCTCTACTACATGCAGGGCGACGTGCATGATGAACTGCGTctactgcagcagcagcgagaGAGGCGCAAGGACCTCGAGATCCTTAAGACGCCGGAAATCTTCATCACCCAGAATTCAAAGCCAAGCGAGGTGGAGGAGTGGCTGCGGGGCAAGGGATTCTCGGACATCATTATCAAACGATTGCACACGCTATCCGGCGAGGAGATCTTCGCCCTATCACCGCACACCATCGAAAGTTACTTTGGCCGGCGGGAGAGTCGCCGCCTCATTTCCCAGATCGTGCTGCAAAAGAATTTCTGCGAG TACAAAACCATTCGATCATCGGAGCTTTCTGCCAAACTGGCACGTGCTCGCCAAAAGGCCGATCAGTCCAATGGCAATCCCAACGAGGTCTTCTAA